The genomic region CATAACGACACACCCCTTTAGTTACAATTTATGGTATTATAACGAATTAATTTGGCTAGAACACACCACTAGATTACGAAAGGCAGGTTACCATGAATCTACAAGAAATCAAAAAACTTATGGAGCTTTTTAGCAGTAGCGAAATCACAAAACTCAATCTCAAAAATGGCGAATTTGAAATCAAGCTAGAAAAATATGGCACGAGTATCGTTGCAAGTGCGCCTGTTGTTAGCACACCACAAATTATACAAAATGCAGAATCTACTCAAGCTCAAAGCGCACCTGTTGCGAGTGCGCCAACCGCGAATGGAGATTTTATCACTTCTCCGATGGTAGGGACATTCTACCGCTCACCAAGCCCGGGCGCTGCGCCTTATGTGAATGTCGGCGATACGATTAAAAAAGGGCAGACGATAGGCATTATCGAAGCCATGAAGATTATGAATGAAATTGAAGCAGAATGCGACTGCAAGATTCTCGCTATTGAAGTTGATGACGCGA from Helicobacter himalayensis harbors:
- the accB gene encoding acetyl-CoA carboxylase biotin carboxyl carrier protein, which encodes MNLQEIKKLMELFSSSEITKLNLKNGEFEIKLEKYGTSIVASAPVVSTPQIIQNAESTQAQSAPVASAPTANGDFITSPMVGTFYRSPSPGAAPYVNVGDTIKKGQTIGIIEAMKIMNEIEAECDCKILAIEVDDATPVEFSTNLVRIQKL